One segment of Carassius auratus strain Wakin chromosome 2, ASM336829v1, whole genome shotgun sequence DNA contains the following:
- the LOC113111052 gene encoding prolyl 4-hydroxylase subunit alpha-1-like, translating into MAVKELTFIIVVCSCIVCTTEVEFFTSTDKISELFNEEEFLLKTFRLYIDSEEENVKIMKRLLLLLQLGSYLDPDDPEKIKDPVAAYKLIRRVRTEWINIVDYTQRSLYQLYQTVLKYAQIPQLKDLDGAASGLIRLQEIYKLYPHNITKEMALNADEAYHVGLVAYNEDKFQHAFHWFLYSVDSLTQYSNTTKENLLLYLSLSAYHFGSLPVAIYFGQQLLNLDPTNEEIKVLLDLFRRLRFQRSSNPDIFTLNKESSKFETLCRGEVDERTSKRQRALSCRYSTGGGNPRLMYPPVKEEVEWDEPRIIRYHDIISDREIEILKNISRPLLSRSLTTEGVSKDRTSQGVFLMEDNIVVARISQRIENITGLSKKSAESLFVQNYGIGGRYEPHYDELGYENGRIATFLIYMSDVEIGGATVFPDVGVVLKPKKGSAVFWFNLRKNGNVDLNTKHAGCPVLRGNKWVANKWIHVFGQEFRRPCSLSYLE; encoded by the exons ATGGCTGTAAAAGAACTGACATTTATTATTGTGGTGTGCTCTTGTATTGTCTGTACTACTGAGGTTGAATTCTTCACTTCGACAG ATAAAATTTCAGAACTTTTTAACGAGGAGGAATTCCTTCTGAAGACCTTCAGATTGTACATTGATTCTGAAGAAGAAAATGTAAAGATAATGAAAAG GCTTCTTCTGCTGCTTCAGCTGGGCTCATACTTAGACCCAGATGACCCTGAGAAAATCAAAGACCCAGTGGCAGCTTATAAACTCATCAGACGAGTGAGGACAGAATGGATAAACATTGTTGATTACACTCAACGGAGCCTTTATCAAT TGTATCAGACAGTgctgaaatatgcacagatcccACAGCTGAAGGATTTGGATGGTGCCGCTTCAGGACTGATCCGACTGCAAGAGATCTACAAACTCTACCCACACAACATCACAAAGG aaaTGGCTCTAAATGCAGATGAAGCCTACCATGTGGGGTTGGTCGCTTATAACGAGGACAAATTCCAGCATGCTTTTCACTGGTTTCTGTACAGTGTGGACAGCTTAACACAATACTCAAATACTACTAAGGAAAATCTGCTCCTCTACCTAAGTCTATCTGCCTATCATTTTGGCAGCCTACCTGTGGCAATCTACTTCGGCCAACAGCTTCTAAATCTGG ACCCAACGAACGAGGAAATCAAAGTTCTGCTGGACCTTTTCAGACGCCTTCGCTTCCAGAGATCGTCAAACCCTGACATATTCACACTGAACAAAGAGTCAAGTAAATTTGAGACACTGTGCAGAGGAGAGGTCGATGAGAGG ACCTCCAAGAGGCAGAGGGCGCTGTCCTGTAGGTACAGCACAGGTGGAGGAAACCCCAGACTGATGTATCCACCAGTGAAAGAGGAAGTGGAGTGGGACGAGCCTCGAATCATCAGATATCATGACATTATttcagacagagagatagagatcCTGAAGAACATCTCTAGACCTCTA CTTTCTAGGTCCTTGACTACAGAGGGAGTGTCGAAGGATCGTACTTCTCAAGG tgtttttctgATGGAAGACAATATTGTGGTTGCTCGTATCAGCCAGCGGATAGAAAACATCACAGGACTCTCCAAGAAATCAGCTGAAAGCCTATTT GTTCAGAATTATGGGATTGGAGGCAGATATGAACCACATTATGATGAATTG GGTTATGAGAATGGAAGGATTGCTACGTTCTTAATTTAT ATGAGTGATGTGGAGATAGGGGGCGCCACTGTGTTCCCTGATGTTGGCGTTGTATTGAAACCAAAAAAG GGTTCCGCCGTGTTTTGGTTCAACCTCCGCAAGAATGGAAATGtggatttaaatacaaaacatgctGGATGCCCTGTGTTAAGGGGTAACAAGTGGG TGGCTAATAAATGGATCCATGTGTTTGGACAAGAGTTCAGGAGACCCTGTTCTTTGTCATACTTGGAGTGA
- the LOC113120958 gene encoding DNA ligase 1-like — MQRSIAAFFQPMKSKEKSDGQVKAKTEPVKSPLKIQNGVQESDSPVKKVHKRSRAIIESDDEDQPIVKEQVPKDSEVQTAKPEKAVSTVSPKTPITPTTPVTSGTSVAVVTPASSGTPATPTSTSPSGIPKRKTARKQFPKRKLESRSDEEGTKEEEKDLDRAQESKRARVESSPGNTDNEMMEVEEKSIDGKIVVEEQKEEDEAKTSVVEDEANNEMNGKDKSDIKQKKKMHGENGKKEKIEDKKDKEDSSPERVVKKEKSTEEEGGSAKKKPISSFFAPRKAAVKLEKEERNEGDKKKNGEISDAAGQKEKKSEKGMDSGVQSHYDPSRAHYNPVDHACWRKGQKVPYLAVARTFEKIEEDSGRLKNIETLSNFLRSVILLSPDDLLCCVYLCLNQLGPAYQGLELGVGETVLMKAVAQATGRQLDKIKAEAQEKGDLGLVAESSRSNQRMMFAPANLTAGGVFNKLKEIANMSGNSAMNKKIDIIKGLFVACRFSEARYIVRSLAGKLRIGLAEQSILAALSQAVCLSPPGQGFPPAVLDAGKGMSAENKKVWLEEKALILKQTYCEMPNYDAIIPVLLKEGIDALPNHCKLTPGVPLRPMLAHPTKGVGEVMKRFDEASFTCEYKYDGERAQIHILENGEVRIFSRNQEDNTSKYPDIISRIPQMKKENVRSCVLDSEAVAWDREKKQIQPFQVLTTRKRKDVDASEIKVQVCVYAFDLLYLNGEPLVREPLSKRRALLRESFEEKEGEFVFARSLDADNTEAIAEFLEQSVRDSCEGLMVKTLEKNATYEIAKRSHNWLKLKKDYLEGVGDTVDLCVIGAYLGKGKRAGNYGGFLLACYDEENEEFQSVCKIGTGFKDEDLEQHYNFLKEHILLKPRPYYRVDQSAEPDVWLEAVQVWEVKCADLSLSPVYKAAMGLVDPEKGISLRFPRYLRIRDDKKPEDATTGSQIADLYKKQQQIQNQGEKQDLEDYY, encoded by the exons ATGCAGCGAAGCATAGC AGCATTCTTTCAGCCAATGAAAAGCAAGGAAAAGAGTGATGGACAGGTCAAAGCAAAAACTGA ACCTGTAAAAAGTCCTCTGAAAATTCAGAATGGCGTGCAGGAAAGTGATTCACCCGTAAAGAAAGTGCATAAACGCAGTCGAGCGATCATAGAAAGCGATGATGAAGATCAGCCAatagtaaaagagcaggtgccaaaagacagtgaagttCAAACAGCAAAGCCAGAGAAG GCTGTTTCCACTGTATCTCCAAAAACTCCCATAACCCCAACGACTCCTGTCACGTCGGGTACCTCTGTTGCCGTGGTAACCCCTGCTTCCTCAGGTACTCCAGCAACTCCGACATCGACATCCCCGTCAGGCATTCCCAAACGCAAGACTG CTCGCAAGCAATTCCCCAAGAGGAAGCTGGAAAGCAGAAGTGATGAAGAGGGGACAAAAGAGGAGGAGAAGGATCTCGATAGAGCGCAGGAGAGTAAGAGAGCGAGAGTGGAGTCTTCACCTGGAAATACAG ACAATGAGATGATGGAGGTGGAAGAGAAGAGCATTGATGGAAAGATTGTTGTGGAGGAACAGAAAGAGGAGGATGAAGCAAAAACATCTGTAGTTGAGGATGAGGCAAACAATGAGATGAACGGAAAGGACAAAAGTGacataaaacagaagaaaaagatgcatggAGAAAATGGGAAGAAGGAAAAAATAGAGGACAAGAAAGACAAGGAAGATAGCAGTCCTGAAAGAgtggttaaaaaagaaaaaagcacagaAGAGGAAGGGGGATCAGCCAAAAAGAAACCCATCAGCAGCTTTTTTG CTCCCAGAAAGGCCGCTGTAAAACTGGAAAAAGAGGAGCGAAATGAGGGAGATAAAAAGAAGAATGGAGAGATCTCTGATGctgctggacagaaagagaagaaaag tgaAAAGGGGATGGATTCTGGAGTCCAGAGCCATTATGATCCCTCCAGAGCACATTACAATCCAGTCGACCACGCCTGCTGGAGGAAGGGCCAAAA AGTGCCATATTTGGCTGTTGCTCGCACCTTTGAGAAGATTGAAGAGGATTCGGGCAG gctGAAGAACATTGAAACGCTTTCCAACTTTCTGCGATCTGTAATTCTTCTCTCTCCCG ATGACCTGCTATGCTGTGTGTACCTGTGTCTGAATCAGCTCGGCCCTGCATATCAGGGTCTGGAGCTGGGTGTTGGGGAGACCGTCCTGATGAAAGCCGTCGCTCAAGCAACtg GGCGACAACTGGACAAAATCAAGGCGGAGGCTCAGGAGAAAGGTGACCTGGGATTGGTTGCTGAAAGTTCCCGTAGCAACCAGCGAATGATGTTTGCACCGGCCAATCTGACAGCAGGGGGCGTTTTCAACAAACTGAAAGAGATCGCTAACATGAGTGGAAACTCT GCAATGAATAAGAAGATTGACATTATTAAAGGTCTATTTGTGGCATGTCGGTTTTCTGAGGCTCGATACATTGTCCG GTCACTGGCTGGGAAGCTGCGGATCGGATTGGCTGAGCAGAGCATTCTCGCGGCTCTCAGTCAGGCTGTGTGTCTGTCGCCGCCGGGCCAAG GGTTCCCACCAGCTGTGCTGGATGCAGGGAAAGGAATGAGTGCAGAAAACAAGAAAGTGTGGCTGGAGGAGAAAGCTCTGATCCTGAAACAGAcatactg TGAGATGCCAAATTATGATGCTATCATTCCTGTATTGCTGAAGGAGGGCATAGATGCACTGCCCAATCACTGCAAGCTCACCCCAG GTGTTCCCCTGCGGCCCATGTTGGCTCACCCGACTAAAGGGGTCGGTGAGGTAATGAAACGTTTTGATGAGGCATCTTTCACCTGCGAGTATAAATACGATGGAGAGAGAGCCCAG ATCCATATTCTTGAGAATGGAGAGGTGCGCATTTTTAGCCGAAACCAAGAGGACAACACAAGCAAATACCCTGATATTATTTCACGAATCCCACAG ATGAAGAAAGAGAACGTACGGTCCTGTGTTCTGGATTCAGAGGCGGTGGCCTGGGACAGAGAAAAGAAACAGATCCAGCCATTTCAGGTCCTTACCACTAGGAAGAGGAAG gATGTGGATGCATCTGAGATCAAggttcaggtgtgtgtgtatgcctTTGATCTGCTGTACCTGAACGGAGAG CCTCTGGTGCGAGAGCCTCTAAGTAAACGCAGGGCTCTGTTACGGGAGAGTTTTGAGGAAAAAGAAGGGGAGTTTGTTTTTGCTCGATCTCTGGACGCTGACAACACCGAGGCCATTGCTGAGTTCCTGGAGCAGTCTGTACGAG ATTCTTGTGAGGGCCTAATGGTGAAGACATTGGAAAAAAATGCAACTTATGAGATTGCCAAACGCTCCCACAACTGGCTCAAG CTGAAGAAGGACTATCTGGAGGGTGTTGGAGACACGGTGGATCTGTGTGTGATTGGTGCTTATCTGGGGAAGGGGAAGAGAGCAGGCAACTATGGAGGATTTCTACTGGCCTGCTACGATGAGGAGAACGAGGAGTTCCAGTCTGTCtgcaag ATTGGAACAGGCTTCAAAGATGAAGATCTGGAGCAACATTACAATTTCTTAAAG GAGCACATTTTACTTAAACCACGCCCATATTACCGTGTGGACCAATCAGCAGAGCCGGATGTCTGGCTGGAGGCGGTACAAGTGTGGGAGGTGAAATGCGCTGACCTTTCATTGTCTCCAGTCTACAAGGCAGCAATGGGATTG GTGGACCCAGAGAAAGGCATTTCACTCCGTTTCCCACGGTACCTCAGGATTCGAGATGACAAAAAACCAGAGGATGCCACCACAGGGTCACAG attgcAGATCTATACAAGAAGCAGCAGCAGATTCAAAATCAGGGCGAAAAACAAGATCTGGAAGACTACTATTGA
- the mpz gene encoding myelin protein P0 isoform X2, giving the protein MLSVLALTSVVLLSLASQITAIVVYTSWEKHALVGSDVRLSCSFFSWHWTSPDVTFSWQYRPDGAKEGISIFHYGGGVAYVDNKGPFRDRLEFVGNPSRRDGSILIKELDFSDNGTFTCDAKNPPDIVGHSSSVRLLVFEKVPVQAGVVTGAIIGVVLGLLILIVAIYYLMRFLVARRVFSLSMSKHGKKGKGKEGTQQKQIPKVPPVFISF; this is encoded by the exons ATGCTGTCTGTACTGGCACTGACGTCCGTGGTGCTCTTGAGCCTAG CCTCTCAGATCACGGCTATTGTTGTGTACACAAGCTGGGAGAAGCATGCGCTGGTGGGCTCAGATGTCAGACTCTCCTGCTCTTTCTTTTCTTGGCATTGGACTTCTCCAGATGTAACCTTCTCGTGGCAGTACCGTCCAGATGGGGCGAAAGAAGGCATCTCA attttccaCTATGGAGGTGGAGTTGCCTATGTGGATAACAAAGGGCCATTCCGGGACCGTCTGGAATTTGTGGGGAACCCCAGTCGCCGTGATGGCTCTATCCTGATCAAGGAGCTCGACTTCTCAGACAACGGAACCTTCACCTGTGACGCCAAGAACCCACCTGACATTGTCGGCCACTCCTCCAGTGTTCGACTGCTGGTGTTTGAGAAGG TTCCAGTGCAGGCTGGTGTGGTAACAGGGGCCATTATTGGCGTAGTGTTGGGACTGCTGATCCTCATTGTGGCAATTTACTATCTGATGCGTTTCCTGGTCGCCAGACGAGTGTTCAGCTTGAGCATGAG TAAACATGGCAAGAAAGGCAAAGGAAAAGAAGGAACACAGCAAAAACAG
- the mpz gene encoding myelin protein P0 isoform X3 translates to MLSVLALTSVVLLSLASQITAIVVYTSWEKHALVGSDVRLSCSFFSWHWTSPDVTFSWQYRPDGAKEGISIFHYGGGVAYVDNKGPFRDRLEFVGNPSRRDGSILIKELDFSDNGTFTCDAKNPPDIVGHSSSVRLLVFEKVPVQAGVVTGAIIGVVLGLLILIVAIYYLMRFLVARRVFSLSMSKHGKKGKGKEGTQQKQAGPLK, encoded by the exons ATGCTGTCTGTACTGGCACTGACGTCCGTGGTGCTCTTGAGCCTAG CCTCTCAGATCACGGCTATTGTTGTGTACACAAGCTGGGAGAAGCATGCGCTGGTGGGCTCAGATGTCAGACTCTCCTGCTCTTTCTTTTCTTGGCATTGGACTTCTCCAGATGTAACCTTCTCGTGGCAGTACCGTCCAGATGGGGCGAAAGAAGGCATCTCA attttccaCTATGGAGGTGGAGTTGCCTATGTGGATAACAAAGGGCCATTCCGGGACCGTCTGGAATTTGTGGGGAACCCCAGTCGCCGTGATGGCTCTATCCTGATCAAGGAGCTCGACTTCTCAGACAACGGAACCTTCACCTGTGACGCCAAGAACCCACCTGACATTGTCGGCCACTCCTCCAGTGTTCGACTGCTGGTGTTTGAGAAGG TTCCAGTGCAGGCTGGTGTGGTAACAGGGGCCATTATTGGCGTAGTGTTGGGACTGCTGATCCTCATTGTGGCAATTTACTATCTGATGCGTTTCCTGGTCGCCAGACGAGTGTTCAGCTTGAGCATGAG TAAACATGGCAAGAAAGGCAAAGGAAAAGAAGGAACACAGCAAAAACAG